One Fusarium falciforme chromosome 12, complete sequence DNA window includes the following coding sequences:
- a CDS encoding MFS domain-containing protein produces MAELDNIEAPARANIPYWRLVIDQAGVTPAVAEFKYEGSGTEEDPYLVKWIPNDPRNPMTFSTFTKWFITMTVAIATLAVALVSSAYTGGIREIIMEYKISQEVATLGVSLFVLGFAIGPLLWAPLSEMFGRQVLFIGTYAALTAFNAGCAGAQNAWSLIILRFFAGAFGSSPLTNAGGAIADMFPASQRGLAMAIFAAAPFLGPVLGPVIGGFLGMNAGWRWVMGFLAAFSGALWILGSILVPETYAPVLLRKRAAKLSKMTGKVYVSKIDHDRGKVTLAESFKMALSRPWILLFKEPIVLLLSIYMAIIYGTLYMLFAAFPIVYQQNRGWNQGVGGLSFLGIMVGMLFAIAYTIPANKRYIKMEEKHGGFAPPEARLPPCLVGSIALPIGLFWFAWTNDKHVHWMASIAAGVPFGFGMVLVFLSVMNYLIDAYTIFAASVLAANSVLRSCFGAAFPLFTSYMYKDLGIHWASSIPAFLALACVPFPFLFYKYGASIREKCKFAAQSAAFMRKLQSDQAPPAEETEKDETRPGEQEDFNDDASTEVDEPVYAPISMARTRSSTHTTHTRASQRRRSYEGNPYDIDRVNTRQSFT; encoded by the coding sequence ATGGCTGAACTCGACAACATCGAAGCCCCTGCGAGGGCCAACATTCCTTACTGGCGCCTAGTCATCGACCAAGCTGGAGTCACCCCTGCCGTCGCCGAGTTCAAGTACGAAGGCTCCGGTACCGAAGAAGATCCTTACCTGGTGAAATGGATTCCCAACGATCCCCGAAACCCCATGACCTTTAGCACCTTTACAAAATGGTTCATCACAATGACCGTCGCCATCGCTACCCTCGCCGTCGCTCTCGTTTCGTCGGCTTACACTGGAGGCATCCGCGAGATCATTATGGAGTACAAGATTAGCCAAGAGGTGGCGACGCTCGGAGTGTCGCTGTTCGTGCTTGGCTTCGCCATCGGTCCTCTTCTCTGGGCTCCTCTCAGCGAAATGTTTGGTCGACAGGTTCTCTTTATCGGAACATATGCCGCTCTTACCGCGTTTAACGCCGGGTGCGCTGGAGCCCAGAATGCGTGGTCGCTGATCATTCTTCGTTTCTTTGCTGGTGCTTTCGGCTCGTCGCCTTTGACCAATGCCGGTGGTGCTATTGCCGACATGTTCCCCGCATCGCAACGAGGtctggccatggccatcttcGCTGCCGCTCCCTTCCTCGGTCCCGTCCTGGGCCCCGTCATTGGTGGTTTCCTTGGTATGAATGCTGGTTGGCGCTGGGTCATGGGCTTCCTTGCTGCCTTCTCCGGCGCCCTCTGGATCCTCGGCTCCATCCTTGTCCCCGAGACGTACGCGCCTGTTCTTCTTCGAAAGCGCGCTGCGAAGCTCTCCAAGATGACGGGCAAGGTCTACGTCAGCAAGATTGACCATGACCGTGGCAAGGTTACTCTCGCCGAGTCATTCAAGATGGCCTTGTCGCGACCTTGGATCCTGCTCTTCAAGGAGCCCATCGTTCTGCTCCTATCCATCTACATGGCTATTATCTACGGAACCCTCTACATGCTCTTCGCCGCATTCCCTATCGTCTACCAACAGAACCGCGGATGGAACCAGGGTGTTGGTGGCTTGTCCTTCCTCGGAATCATGGTTGGCATGCTCTTTGCCATTGCCTACACCATCCCCGCCAACAAGCGATAtatcaagatggaggagaagcacGGAGGCTTCGCGCCCCCTGAGGCCCGTCTCCCTCCTTGCCTCGTCGGCTCTATTGCCCTTCCCATCGGTCTGTTCTGGTTCGCCTGGACCAACGACAAGCACGTCCACTGGATGGCCAGTATCGCAGCTGGTGTACCCTTTGGCTTCGGCATGGTTCTCGTCTTCCTCAGCGTCATGAACTATCTCATTGACGCCTACACTATCTTTGCAGCTTCTGTTTTGGCCGCCAACTCAGTCCTCCGATCCTGCTTTGGTGCTGCTTTCCCTTTGTTCACGTCCTACATGTACAAGGACCTCGGAATCCACTGGGCTTCTTCCATCCCAGCCTTCCTCGCCCTGGCCTGCGTGCCTTTCCCTTTCCTCTTTTACAAGTACGGCGCATCCATCCGCGAAAAGTGCAAGTTCGCCGCCCAGTCCGCCGCCTTTATGCGCAAGCTCCAGAGCGACCAGGCTCCTCCCGCCGAGGAGACCGAAAAGGACGAGACCCGTCCTGGAGAGCAGGAAGACTTCAACGACGATGCTTCTACGGAAGTTGATGAGCCAGTCTATGCTCCTATTTCTATGGCTCGAACCCGGTCGTCGACACATACGACACATACTCGGGCTTCtcagaggaggagatcgTATGAGGGTAACCCTTACGATATCGACCGCGTCAACACGAGGCAGTCGTTTACATAA
- a CDS encoding uncharacterized protein (Expressed protein), translating to MAQEIGSSSWKFAHLPNLPIEVLQPLLSLLPKQDVKSVRLVSRLLADKATPILFNSIRISTLKADRDAFFKIADSPHLVRHVCTVVWEELNGDHTRFEAQYWDRSGGYSPFSSDQLPVLAGIMAQMRDFFWVTTKGEPDDFQEAFAAFLPQFITALDRMPNLHTLVSKPMHNERQVQAVSSGYPVTARVIKRLIHHDQERCTFNTGFLAALVPALVHMARQPGKKVTRLLFADETTTKETALRFLPSDMPLAFSKLEYLDFCISGTAPSESQMKGFRACLEGATNVSYLHLCREAAYQENERSPRLLQMIPKLPRLTEVHLDDIMLGEQETDFVWPGELLDDDNSALVKFVRLHANTLRKLRITSSKVTKRMLLSLHKLNSLQLQRFIIVPGQDMEEDNPWPTSERTILGFVNKRGNGKQLEPDFGPDDQDPVCTHDAVWDIDEWPTAAVFDTRRRGWRTRGYEPVEVMSLDDEADERRDEDGFTHELRPCRVYDHASGLWVDRDGVWYDPRADGEILEPERRSYESELENEHNPWAVKNERVWDWELGLWRDLGTGSTGPLHRFADDRNDTGEAMPERIIDDDAFSDEDEDVDMRPFYAREDDDHLMRQLRIPRWGWGRDESGRIWYWEVLGNKGHGYLTEKWHFRHRNGEEAYGEDPLEFWSDWQGTEAGDIAEATPFGWRFEAFVGGWSRDTSSSDLPPKEEIGQLYGEPVLWEGDRGQLGVYTARLPADLDMDDISEITALPMRIG from the coding sequence ATGGCTCAAGAAATCGGTTCTTCGAGCTGGAAATTTGCCCACCTCCCTAACCTGCCGATCGAGGTCTTGCAGCCACTCCTCTCACTCCTCCCCAAACAAGATGTCAAATCCGTCAGACTTGTGTCTCGCCTGCTCGCCGACAAAGCGACTCCTATCCTATTCAATAGCATCCGGATATCCACTCTCAAGGCTGATCGCGATGCCTTCTTCAAGATTGCCGACTCCCCTCACCTTGTTCGCCATGTCTGTACAGTCGTCTGGGAAGAATTGAACGGAGACCATACAAGATTCGAGGCCCAATATTGGGACCGTTCCGGGGGGTATTCACCGTTTTCTTCGGACCAATTGCCAGTCTTGGCTGGGATAATGGCTCAGATGCGAGATTTCTTTTGGGTCACAACAAAGGGCGAGCCAGATGACTTCCAAGAAGCCTTTGCCGCTTTCCTGCCTCAGTTCATTACCGCGCTTGACAGAATGCCAAACCTCCATACCCTTGTCTCGAAGCCCATGCACAACGAACGTCAAGTACAAGCAGTTTCCTCCGGCTACCCGGTAACCGCAAGAGTCATCAAACGCCTCATTCATCATGACCAAGAGAGGTGCACGTTCAACACGGGATTTCTCGCTGCTCTGGTACCAGCGCTTGTCCATATGGCAAGACAGCCCGGCAAGAAGGTGACTCGGCTCCTCTTTGCTGATGAAACCACTACCAAGGAGACTGCTCTTAGATTTCTCCCGAGCGATatgcccttggccttttccaaGTTGGAATATCTCGACTTTTGCATCTCTGGTACCGCCCCCTCCGAGTCGCAAATGAAAGGGTTCAGAGCTTGCCTCGAGGGTGCGACCAACGTATCTTATCTTCACCTTTGTCGAGAAGCTGCCTATCAGGAGAACGAAAGGTCTCCTAGGTTGTTGCAGATGATTCCAAAGCTGCCTCGTCTGACAGAAGTGCACCTCGACGATATCATGCTTGGGGAACAGGAGACCGATTTCGTTTGGCCCGGGGAACTACTTGATGATGACAACTCAGCACTCGTGAAATTTGTTCGGCTCCATGCGAATACCCTTCGCAAACTTCGCATCACTTCCTCAAAGGTTACTAAAAGGATGCTGCTCAGCTTGCACAAATTGAACTCGTTGCAGCTGCAAAGATTCATCATCGTTCCCGGTCAAGATATGGAGGAAGACAACCCTTGGCCGACTAGTGAACGAACCATCCTGGGCTTTGTCAACAAGAGAGGGAATGGCAAGCAGCTCGAACCCGACTTTGGGCCAGATGACCAAGATCCGGTGTGCACGCATGATGCAGTTTGGGATATTGATGAGTGGCCAACCGCAGCGGTATTCGACacgcgacgacgaggatggcgtACGCGGGGCTATGAACCTGTGGAAGTAATGTCTCTTGATGACGAGGCTGATGAGCGAAGAGACGAGGATGGATTCACACATGAACTACGTCCATGCCGAGTGTACGACCATGCATCAGGCTTGTGGGTTGATCGCGATGGGGTCTGGTATGATCCCAGGGCGGATGGGGAGATCTTGGAACCAGAGAGACGGAGCTATGAGAGCGAGCTGGAAAATGAGCACAACCCCTGGGCTGTGAAGAACGAACGAGTGTGGGACTGGGAGTTGGGTCTCTGGAGAGACCTAGGCACCGGCTCGACTGGGCCATTGCACAGGTTTGCAGATGATCGAAACGACACTGGCGAGGCAATGCCAGAAAGGATCATTGATGACGACGCATTCtcggatgaagatgaggatgtcgaCATGCGGCCATTCTACGCACGCGAAGATGATGATCATCTCATGAGGCAACTTAGAATCCCTAGGTGGGGTTGGGGTCGTGACGAAAGCGGTCGCATTTGGTACTGGGAAGTGCTTGGAAACAAAGGCCACGGCTACCTGACCGAGAAGTGGCATTTTCGTCATCGCAACGGAGAGGAAGCCTACGGGGAAGATCCTCTTGAATTCTGGTCTGACTGGCAAGGCACTGAAGCAGGTGATATAGCTGAAGCTACACCGTTTGGGTGGCGTTTTGAGGCATTTGTCGGCGGCTGGTCCCGCGACACGTCTAGCAGTGACCTTCCTCCCAAGGAAGAGATCGGTCAGCTTTATGGAGAGCCGGTACTCTGGGAAGGGGATAGAGGACAGCTCGGGGTCTATACGGCGCGGTTGCCTGCGGACCTTGATATGGATGACATTTCTGAGATCACCGCTCTGCCTATGCGAATAGGCTGA
- a CDS encoding PKS-ER domain-containing protein yields MDNSNVPTTMQAWNFSTSGAPEQVLLLNSSFPMPPKPKGSQVLVRISHAALSSAGKTLMMVVPSALRKNAIPELDFSGCVVLAGPDVPPRLEPGTPVFGTVSKYATAVSGHGALAEYLLIGSDCIAIKPTNMTFAEASCLSVPGQVAMGMMQKAQVKKGGRLLINGGSGAVGTAAIQLAKNVGAHVVVVCSGSKAGIVKSVGADEVVDYRQVKSVPGFLTETYGKAPFDAILDTVGSQGLFAKSPGYLKPGGIVVNVGEGNGETGQLGFILLALRNTHQPSFLGGIPRKYITFSAPLTGENAERLASLAEEGKMRVFIDSSFHFKDALKASL; encoded by the exons ATGGACAACAGCAACGTTCCCACCACTATGCAAGCCTGGAATTTTAGCACTTCAGGTGCTCCAGAGCAGGTCTTGTTGTTGAATTCTTCATTTCCAATGCCTCCCAAACCTAAAGGCTCTCAAGTCCTCGTCCGAATCTCTCATGCCGCCCTCTCATCTGCTGGCAAAACCCTCATGATGGTTGTACCGTCTGCACTTCGCAAAAACGCCATCCCAGAACTCGACTTTTCCGGATGTGTCGTCCTGGCCGGCCCTGATGTCCCTCCTAGACTTGAACCTGGAACACCAGTCTTTGGAACCGTATCCAAGTATGCCACCGCCGTGTCGGGTCACGGGGCGCTAGCAGAGTACCTTCTAATCGGCTCTGACTGCATCGCGATCAAGCCTACCAACATGACATTTGCCGAGGCTTCTTGCCTAAGCGTTCCCGGCCAAGTCGCCATGGGAATGATGCAAAAAGCTCAGGTCAAGAAGGGGGGCCGCCTCTTGATAAATGGCGGTAGTGGGGCTGTTGGTACTGCTGCTATTCAGCTGGCGAAAAATGTTGGGGCACACGTCGTTGTGGTGTGCTCGGGATCGAAAGCGGGTATTGTCAAGAGCGTTGGCGCCGACGAG GTTGTTGACTATCGCCAAGTCAAGTCCGTCCCGGGTTTCCTTACAGAGACATATGGAAAGGCCCCTTTTGATGCTATTTTAGACACAGTCGGATCGCAGGGGTTGTTCGCAAAGTCGCCTGGATACCTCAAACCAGGTGGAATTGTCGTCAACGTCGGCGAGGGTAATGGAGAGACAGGACAGCTTGGTTTCATCCTGCTAGCTCTCAGAAATACCCACCAGCCTTCGTTCCTGGGCGGCATTCCCAGGAAATACATCACGTTCAGTGCTCCTCTAACCGGCGAAAATGCAGAGCGGTTGGCTTCGCTTGCAGAGGAAGGGAAAATGCGCGTGTTTATTGACTCGTCATTTCATTTCAAAGATGCTCTCAAGGCAA GCTTATGA